One segment of Saprospiraceae bacterium DNA contains the following:
- a CDS encoding DUF2452 domain-containing protein gives MADKKKPNNDEAFVNPIDKDKVAENPGLLPYAHTTGGAIIRPEDKGRIRGNAMTAMYDQTDRQMEQLRQQMETLVKQAKSLDNRMKVSEVIYQADVPFQPVIHHIYHLYRRKTDGANVLSMIAPSEWGRKTPYEYLATVRLLGDHTWEVLEGEV, from the coding sequence ATGGCTGACAAGAAAAAACCGAACAACGACGAAGCGTTTGTCAACCCAATTGACAAGGACAAGGTAGCCGAAAACCCAGGGCTGCTTCCCTATGCACACACGACGGGAGGCGCGATCATACGTCCAGAAGACAAAGGCCGGATTCGAGGCAATGCGATGACCGCCATGTACGACCAGACCGACCGCCAAATGGAACAGCTTCGCCAACAAATGGAGACTTTGGTCAAGCAGGCCAAATCACTGGACAATCGGATGAAAGTTTCTGAGGTCATCTATCAAGCGGACGTGCCTTTCCAGCCCGTTATTCACCACATCTACCACTTATACCGACGCAAGACAGACGGAGCCAATGTCTTATCCATGATAGCCCCTTCGGAATGGGGCCGTAAAACACCTTACGAATACCTCGCCACCGTCCGCTTGCTGGGCGACCATACTTGGGAAGTTCTTGAAGGAGAAGTGTGA
- a CDS encoding DUF479 domain-containing protein encodes MNHLAHCFLSFGNEDLLLGNFIGDFVKGSAWKHYPETVQRGILLHRAIDSFTDTHPATSKSKALIRPVAGRYASPVVDVLYDHLLATHWEQYTTEPFEAFTAKTYKQLSNRSGEMPAALQARLPQMLAGKFLHGYTQRTGVEWVLSRLSHRMVGGMDGTALSQLFFSQIDAFSSDFRAFFPELLEMAKGYSA; translated from the coding sequence ATGAATCACCTCGCACACTGCTTTCTTTCGTTCGGCAATGAGGATTTGTTGCTCGGCAACTTCATCGGAGACTTTGTGAAGGGCAGTGCTTGGAAACACTATCCCGAAACGGTGCAACGCGGTATCCTGCTGCACCGAGCCATTGATTCGTTCACCGACACTCATCCCGCTACCTCAAAAAGCAAAGCACTCATTCGGCCGGTGGCGGGCCGCTATGCCTCGCCAGTCGTGGACGTGCTGTACGACCACTTGCTGGCTACGCATTGGGAACAATATACGACAGAGCCATTTGAGGCATTCACAGCAAAAACCTACAAACAGTTGAGCAACCGCTCCGGAGAAATGCCGGCAGCGTTGCAAGCGCGGCTGCCTCAAATGCTGGCTGGAAAGTTCCTGCACGGCTACACGCAGCGAACAGGCGTGGAATGGGTATTGTCCCGACTTAGCCACCGCATGGTGGGTGGCATGGATGGTACAGCCTTGTCTCAACTCTTTTTCAGCCAAATAGATGCTTTTTCGAGTGATTTTAGGGCTTTTTTCCC
- a CDS encoding cation transporter, with protein sequence MMDTPTSKPVTVRTQQWVVVASVVLFALKMLAYWLTNSVAVLTDALESTVNVVTGFTSLYSLRIAARPRDDNHPYGHGKVELVSASFEGILILIAGLLIVYESITNLVHPHPVRQLDMGILIIGITAAANYWLGAWCIRVGKKNLSVALEASGRHLQSDTWTTIGIVAGLLLLRFTGIGWIDSAVAIIFAIFILVEGSKIIRQTIAGITDEADMELLKQLIVLLNLHKQSAWIDLHNLRTIKYGSVLHLDCHLTVPWYFNVNQAHKEIDALNNLIARHFPHSLEMFVHTDGCVPPRSCQVCPIADCEVRKAPFKERLEWTLENVTSNKKHSAD encoded by the coding sequence ATGATGGACACCCCGACATCAAAGCCCGTCACCGTCCGCACGCAGCAATGGGTGGTCGTGGCATCGGTCGTGCTTTTTGCATTGAAGATGTTGGCTTATTGGCTCACCAACTCCGTGGCGGTCTTGACCGACGCGCTTGAAAGCACCGTCAATGTCGTGACGGGATTCACGAGCCTCTACAGTTTGCGCATCGCCGCACGACCCCGCGACGACAATCATCCCTACGGCCATGGGAAGGTGGAACTGGTGTCAGCCTCGTTTGAAGGCATCTTGATTTTGATAGCCGGTTTGCTGATTGTCTATGAATCCATCACCAATCTTGTGCATCCGCATCCGGTGCGACAGTTGGACATGGGGATTCTGATAATCGGTATCACAGCCGCTGCCAATTATTGGTTGGGGGCTTGGTGTATTCGCGTCGGCAAAAAAAACCTTTCCGTAGCATTGGAAGCAAGCGGCAGACATTTACAATCGGACACATGGACGACGATTGGCATTGTGGCTGGTTTGCTGCTGTTGCGTTTTACGGGCATCGGCTGGATAGACAGTGCCGTAGCCATCATATTCGCCATTTTCATTCTGGTGGAAGGCTCGAAAATTATCCGCCAAACCATCGCGGGCATCACAGATGAGGCAGACATGGAGTTGCTCAAACAACTCATTGTTTTGCTCAACCTACACAAACAGTCTGCTTGGATAGACCTGCACAACCTCCGAACCATCAAGTATGGCTCCGTGCTACATTTAGACTGTCACTTGACCGTGCCATGGTATTTCAACGTGAATCAAGCGCACAAGGAAATAGACGCTCTGAACAACCTCATCGCGCGGCACTTTCCCCATTCTTTGGAAATGTTTGTTCATACGGACGGCTGTGTGCCGCCTCGTTCGTGTCAAGTTTGCCCAATTGCCGATTGCGAAGTGAGAAAAGCACCGTTCAAAGAACGCTTGGAATGGACTTTGGAGAATGTGACCTCTAATAAAAAACACAGCGCAGATTAA